One Kitasatospora sp. NBC_01287 DNA window includes the following coding sequences:
- a CDS encoding acyltransferase has protein sequence MRLGPAAGGGRAAEKRGAKPRLYVLDGLRLLAALAVVFWHYTGYQRHPAMWGGDSSRIVPEFSSWAAYGWSGVELFFLISGFVICMSAWGRTVGEFFVSRVVRLFPAYWVCLLITSAVVLTTRPTWMWNIDRFHYTDVLTNLTMLQNGVGGAMDIDPVYWTLWIELRFYVLFAVLVALGQLTYRRVVMFCAVWTLGAVAAAVSGWAVLDLVFDPEYAPLFIAGIAMYLIHRFGPDLLLWGVVGLNWLLAQHRMLQIVSGYQTDAGHRLSFTLCFGIVSASFLVMIAAALGRLDRIRGRWIVAAGALTYPLYLLHEEIGWLVISELHTRMNPYLLVLSLVGVMLLASWLVHRLVERPLAGVLKRRLTAALERARRIDAGEPEQIWSKAAALTCEPAADPRGAGS, from the coding sequence GTGCGCCTCGGCCCTGCGGCCGGAGGCGGCCGTGCGGCGGAGAAGCGGGGCGCGAAGCCCCGTCTCTACGTGCTCGACGGTCTGCGGTTGCTCGCCGCGCTCGCGGTGGTCTTCTGGCACTACACCGGCTACCAGCGGCATCCGGCCATGTGGGGCGGTGACTCCAGCCGGATCGTGCCGGAGTTCAGCTCCTGGGCCGCCTACGGGTGGTCCGGCGTGGAGCTGTTCTTCCTGATCAGCGGCTTCGTCATCTGCATGTCCGCCTGGGGCAGGACGGTCGGCGAGTTCTTCGTCTCCCGGGTGGTGCGGCTCTTCCCGGCGTACTGGGTCTGCCTGCTGATCACCTCGGCGGTGGTCCTGACCACGCGGCCGACCTGGATGTGGAACATCGACAGGTTCCACTACACGGACGTGCTGACCAACCTGACCATGCTGCAGAACGGCGTGGGCGGGGCGATGGACATCGACCCGGTCTACTGGACCCTCTGGATCGAGCTGCGGTTCTACGTCCTGTTCGCCGTGCTGGTGGCGCTGGGGCAGCTGACCTACCGTCGGGTCGTCATGTTCTGCGCGGTCTGGACCCTCGGTGCGGTGGCGGCGGCGGTGTCCGGCTGGGCCGTGCTCGACCTGGTCTTCGATCCGGAGTACGCGCCGCTCTTCATCGCGGGCATCGCGATGTACCTGATCCACCGCTTCGGGCCCGACCTGCTGCTCTGGGGCGTCGTCGGCCTCAACTGGCTCCTCGCCCAGCACCGGATGCTGCAGATCGTGTCCGGCTATCAGACCGACGCGGGTCACCGGCTCAGCTTCACGCTCTGCTTCGGCATCGTCTCGGCGAGCTTCCTGGTGATGATCGCGGCCGCACTGGGCCGGCTCGACCGGATCCGCGGTCGCTGGATCGTGGCTGCCGGCGCGCTCACCTATCCGCTCTACCTCCTGCACGAGGAGATCGGCTGGTTGGTCATCTCCGAGCTGCACACCCGGATGAATCCCTACCTGCTGGTGCTGTCACTCGTGGGGGTGATGCTGCTGGCGTCCTGGCTGGTCCACCGACTGGTCGAGCGGCCGCTCGCCGGCGTGCTGAAGCGGCGGTTGACCGCGGCGCTGGAGCGGGCCCGCCGGATCGACGCGGGGGAGCCGGAGCAGATCTGGTCGAAGGCCGCCGCGTTGACGTGCGAGCCGGCGGCCGACCCGCGCGGCGCCGGTTCCTAG
- a CDS encoding acyltransferase: MPLSVLPGRLRPAPAARGLPDEGGPAGSRAKRPRLHVLDGMRLMAALAVMSFHFIGKPVGYDDTWRETPAQALPTLHRMALYGWTGVELFFLISGFVICMSCWGKRSQDFFVSRVVRLYPAYWISVLLTSAVVLTFRYDFSTVKDITPRTVIVNLTMLQTPVGAPLVDPSYWTLWTELVFYVVFGAVMAGGPTYRRVVAFCGGWTFAAAIAPSVNLPLLTTLTLPDYAPFFTAGITMYLMYRFGPNLLLWGMLGLSWMIALWRLEGTVQMYQMYLPAHSISWSVAATLVTLCFLLVLAAALGLLNRIRWRRLTVAGALTYPLYLLHQEIGTTGIHLLRRWLAPLPTLVVVVVGLLLLAWLVHRLVERPLSGAMKKRLDLAFATLSTADAQAGTQAGVRASTQTGVQAGAQSGVQAGAQSGAQAGAERASAAASPEQAEGGLR, from the coding sequence ATGCCACTCTCCGTGCTCCCAGGCCGCCTGCGACCCGCGCCCGCCGCCAGGGGCCTGCCCGACGAGGGCGGCCCCGCGGGATCCCGGGCCAAGCGCCCCCGGCTCCACGTGCTCGACGGCATGCGGCTGATGGCGGCCCTGGCCGTCATGTCCTTCCACTTCATCGGCAAGCCCGTCGGCTACGACGACACCTGGCGCGAGACCCCGGCCCAGGCGCTGCCGACTCTGCACCGGATGGCGCTCTACGGCTGGACCGGCGTCGAGCTGTTCTTCCTGATCAGCGGCTTCGTGATCTGCATGTCCTGCTGGGGCAAGCGGTCCCAGGACTTCTTCGTCTCCCGGGTGGTCCGGCTCTACCCGGCGTACTGGATCTCGGTCCTGCTGACCAGCGCGGTGGTACTGACGTTCCGCTACGACTTCAGCACCGTCAAGGACATCACCCCGCGGACCGTGATCGTCAATCTGACGATGCTCCAGACGCCGGTCGGGGCACCGCTGGTCGACCCTAGCTACTGGACGCTCTGGACCGAGCTGGTCTTCTACGTGGTCTTCGGCGCGGTCATGGCGGGCGGCCCGACCTACCGCCGGGTGGTGGCCTTCTGCGGCGGCTGGACCTTCGCCGCCGCGATCGCGCCCTCGGTGAACCTCCCGCTGCTGACCACGCTGACCCTCCCGGACTACGCCCCGTTCTTCACGGCCGGCATCACCATGTACCTGATGTACCGCTTCGGCCCCAACCTGCTGCTCTGGGGGATGCTCGGCCTCTCCTGGATGATCGCGCTGTGGCGGCTGGAGGGCACGGTGCAGATGTACCAGATGTACCTGCCGGCCCACTCCATCTCCTGGAGCGTCGCGGCCACCCTGGTCACCCTGTGCTTCCTGCTGGTGCTCGCGGCGGCCCTGGGCCTCCTGAACCGGATCAGGTGGCGCCGGCTCACGGTCGCCGGCGCGCTCACCTACCCGCTCTACCTGCTGCACCAGGAGATCGGCACCACCGGCATCCACCTGTTGCGCCGGTGGCTGGCCCCGCTGCCCACGCTCGTGGTGGTGGTGGTCGGGTTGCTGCTGCTGGCCTGGCTGGTTCACCGCCTGGTGGAGCGGCCGCTCTCGGGCGCCATGAAGAAGCGCCTCGACCTGGCCTTCGCCACGCTGAGCACGGCCGACGCGCAGGCGGGCACACAGGCGGGAGTGCGGGCGAGCACACAGACCGGGGTCCAAGCGGGCGCGCAGAGCGGGGTCCAGGCGGGCGCGCAGAGCGGGGCGCAGGCCGGCGCGGAGCGCGCGTCGGCCGCCGCGAGCCCGGAGCAGGCCGAAGGGGGCCTGCGGTGA
- the pcrA gene encoding DNA helicase PcrA, with amino-acid sequence MSSLFDDLPLPGFEPFEAKPAADAPPVAFAEEPPPEDYYGHEGGIPDDEIPGDLFATDYAAQAERDAHYRNGAHRPVIDPVQLLEGMNDPQREAVLHAGSPLLIVAGAGSGKTRVLTHRIAYLLGARGVQPGEILAITFTNKAAGEMRERVEQLVGPRARAMWVSTFHSACVRILRRESKRLGFTSSFSIYDSADSQRLMALVCRDLDLDPKQFPPKSFTAKVSNLKNELIDEETYAAQAANPMERKLAEAYALYQARLREANALDFDDIIMTTVNLLQAFPDAAEHYRRRFRHILVDEYQDTNHAQYTLVRELTGGAAGAAPKRTVDGDLVNPAAAGLADLPAAELCVVGDADQSIYAFRGATIRNILQFEEDYPSATTILLEQNYRSTQTILSAANAVIERNANRREKKLWTAGEHGEKVVGYVADDEHGEAQFIAEEIDRLTDAGDARPGDVAIFYRTNAQSRVFEEVFIRVGLPYKVVGGVRFYERKEVRDVLAYLRVLSNPEDTVPLRRILNVPKRGIGDRAEAMIEALAARERISFAQALLRVDEAYGMAARSANAVRKFNELLAGLRQVVESGAGPAAVLEAVLEETGYLAELQSSTDPQDETRVENLQELASVALEYEQDPGERPDGDGEGTPPVGSLADFLERVALVADSDQIPDANQSGTEGGSPDEEDGGGVITMMTLHTAKGLEFPVVFLTGMEDGIFPHMRALGQVKELEEERRLAYVGLTRARQRLYLTRSTLRSAWGQPSYNPASRFLEEIPGELVEWKRTGAIAAPPSRGLSTSGSRGGGGGGLSSQGPKAGWGKSARTVAEREVVALAVGDRVSHDKFGLGTVAGTEGVGDRAKATIDFGTAGRKQLLLRYAPVEKL; translated from the coding sequence ATGAGTAGCCTCTTTGACGACCTCCCGCTGCCCGGCTTCGAGCCCTTCGAGGCCAAGCCCGCCGCCGACGCGCCGCCCGTCGCCTTCGCCGAGGAGCCTCCGCCGGAGGACTACTACGGCCACGAGGGCGGCATCCCGGACGACGAGATCCCGGGCGACCTCTTCGCCACCGACTACGCCGCGCAGGCCGAGCGCGACGCCCACTACCGCAACGGCGCGCACCGGCCGGTGATCGACCCGGTCCAGCTGCTGGAGGGCATGAACGACCCGCAGCGCGAGGCCGTGCTGCACGCCGGCTCGCCGCTGCTGATCGTGGCCGGCGCCGGCTCCGGCAAGACCCGGGTGCTGACCCACCGGATCGCCTACCTGCTCGGCGCCCGCGGCGTGCAGCCCGGCGAGATCCTGGCCATCACCTTCACCAACAAGGCGGCCGGCGAGATGCGCGAGCGCGTCGAGCAGCTGGTCGGCCCGCGCGCGCGGGCCATGTGGGTCTCCACCTTCCACAGCGCCTGCGTGCGGATCCTGCGCCGGGAGAGCAAGCGGCTCGGCTTCACCTCCAGCTTCTCGATCTACGACTCGGCGGACTCGCAGCGCCTGATGGCCCTGGTCTGCCGGGACCTGGACCTGGATCCCAAGCAGTTCCCGCCGAAGTCCTTCACCGCCAAGGTCTCCAACCTCAAGAACGAGCTGATCGACGAGGAGACCTACGCCGCGCAGGCCGCCAACCCGATGGAGCGCAAGCTCGCCGAGGCCTACGCGCTCTACCAGGCCCGGCTGCGCGAGGCCAACGCACTGGACTTCGACGACATCATCATGACCACGGTCAACCTGCTGCAGGCCTTCCCGGACGCGGCCGAGCACTACCGGCGGCGGTTCCGCCACATCCTGGTGGACGAGTACCAGGACACCAACCACGCCCAGTACACGCTGGTGCGCGAGCTGACCGGCGGGGCCGCGGGCGCGGCGCCCAAGCGGACGGTGGACGGCGACCTGGTCAACCCGGCAGCCGCCGGCCTCGCCGACCTGCCGGCCGCCGAGCTCTGCGTGGTCGGTGACGCCGACCAGTCGATCTACGCCTTCCGCGGCGCCACCATCCGCAACATCCTCCAGTTCGAGGAGGACTACCCGAGCGCCACCACGATCCTGCTGGAGCAGAACTACCGCTCCACCCAGACCATCCTGAGCGCGGCGAACGCGGTGATCGAGCGCAACGCCAACCGCCGCGAGAAGAAGCTCTGGACGGCCGGCGAGCATGGCGAGAAGGTGGTCGGCTACGTCGCCGACGACGAGCACGGCGAGGCGCAGTTCATCGCCGAGGAGATCGACCGGCTCACCGACGCGGGCGACGCCCGCCCCGGCGACGTGGCGATCTTCTACCGGACCAACGCGCAGTCCCGCGTCTTCGAGGAGGTGTTCATCCGGGTCGGCCTGCCCTACAAGGTGGTCGGCGGGGTGCGCTTCTACGAGCGCAAGGAGGTCCGCGACGTGCTGGCCTACCTGCGGGTGCTCTCCAACCCCGAGGACACCGTGCCGCTGCGCCGGATCCTCAACGTGCCCAAGCGCGGCATCGGCGACCGCGCCGAGGCGATGATCGAGGCGCTGGCCGCCCGCGAGCGGATCTCCTTCGCCCAGGCGTTGCTGCGCGTCGACGAGGCCTACGGGATGGCGGCGCGCTCGGCCAACGCGGTGCGCAAGTTCAACGAACTGCTGGCCGGGCTGCGGCAGGTCGTCGAGTCCGGGGCCGGCCCGGCCGCCGTGCTGGAGGCCGTGCTGGAGGAGACCGGCTACCTGGCCGAGCTGCAGTCCTCCACCGATCCGCAGGACGAGACCCGGGTGGAGAACCTCCAGGAGCTCGCCTCGGTCGCGCTGGAGTACGAGCAGGATCCGGGCGAGCGGCCGGACGGAGACGGCGAGGGCACGCCGCCGGTCGGCTCGCTGGCCGACTTCCTGGAGCGGGTCGCGCTGGTCGCCGACTCGGATCAGATCCCGGATGCGAATCAGTCCGGGACAGAAGGAGGAAGTCCGGACGAGGAGGACGGCGGCGGCGTCATCACCATGATGACCCTGCACACCGCCAAGGGCCTGGAGTTCCCGGTGGTCTTCCTGACCGGCATGGAGGACGGGATCTTCCCGCACATGCGGGCGCTCGGCCAGGTCAAGGAGCTGGAGGAGGAGCGCCGCCTCGCCTACGTCGGCCTCACCCGGGCCCGGCAGCGGCTCTACCTGACCCGCAGCACGCTGCGCAGCGCGTGGGGGCAGCCCTCCTACAACCCGGCCTCCCGATTCCTGGAGGAGATCCCGGGCGAACTGGTCGAGTGGAAGCGGACCGGCGCCATCGCCGCGCCGCCCTCCCGCGGGTTGTCGACCAGCGGCTCGCGCGGTGGCGGTGGCGGCGGGCTCAGCTCGCAGGGGCCCAAGGCCGGCTGGGGCAAGTCGGCGCGGACGGTGGCCGAGCGCGAGGTGGTCGCGCTCGCGGTGGGCGACCGGGTCAGCCACGACAAGTTCGGCCTCGGCACCGTGGCCGGCACCGAGGGCGTGGGCGACCGGGCGAAGGCGACCATCGACTTCGGCACCGCGGGCCGCAAGCAGCTGCTGCTGCGATACGCGCCGGTGGAGAAGCTGTAG
- a CDS encoding SWIM zinc finger family protein gives MAERWSTEHAPSLAPHAAPTAAAGGPADPAAARRRAERRAARVAQGATELRLRLADRVRAGLAEQAGAAADRAQLAARMVDAQAPGLAARVRELATLPAEEQLAACGLLDLLAAAYLRVGELPAPLAATVRARVGFSIDSAELLAGPTVRDSWLVLGCRDSAEEPLTTRRVWLRGAGSGRDALLLAYGRPGRAIELALPLGHRLEAELAFHPGVRPLRAALAPHHGPPAPAPAPAAGLSVAAAAAAYGEAVADDPWTESWPVLLAAVALVRGPGGWLLTDDQGALPVHGAAGGALWRLAAVARGRPVAVFGECGHRGFAPVAVWDETGRAITLTGTGAAR, from the coding sequence ATGGCCGAACGCTGGAGCACCGAGCACGCCCCCTCCCTCGCGCCGCACGCCGCCCCGACCGCGGCGGCGGGCGGCCCGGCCGATCCGGCGGCCGCGCGCCGGCGGGCCGAGCGGCGGGCGGCGCGGGTCGCGCAGGGGGCCACGGAGCTGCGGCTGCGGCTGGCCGACCGGGTGCGCGCCGGGCTGGCCGAGCAGGCCGGCGCGGCGGCCGACCGGGCACAGCTGGCGGCCCGGATGGTGGACGCCCAGGCGCCAGGACTCGCCGCGCGGGTCAGGGAGTTGGCCACCCTGCCGGCCGAGGAGCAGCTTGCCGCCTGCGGCCTGCTCGACCTGCTCGCGGCCGCCTACCTGCGGGTCGGCGAGCTGCCGGCGCCGCTGGCCGCCACCGTGCGGGCCAGGGTCGGCTTCAGCATCGACAGCGCCGAGCTGCTGGCCGGCCCGACCGTGCGGGACAGTTGGCTGGTGCTCGGCTGCCGGGACAGCGCCGAGGAGCCACTGACCACCCGCCGGGTCTGGCTGCGCGGCGCCGGGAGCGGGCGCGACGCCCTGCTGCTCGCCTACGGCCGCCCCGGCCGGGCGATCGAGCTCGCGCTGCCCCTGGGCCACCGGCTGGAGGCCGAGTTGGCCTTCCACCCCGGCGTCCGCCCGCTGCGCGCCGCGCTCGCCCCCCACCACGGCCCGCCGGCCCCGGCCCCGGCCCCGGCGGCCGGGCTGAGCGTCGCGGCGGCGGCGGCCGCCTACGGCGAGGCGGTCGCCGACGACCCGTGGACGGAGTCCTGGCCCGTCCTACTGGCCGCGGTGGCCCTGGTGCGCGGGCCCGGTGGCTGGCTGCTGACGGACGATCAGGGCGCGCTGCCGGTGCACGGTGCCGCCGGCGGCGCGCTCTGGCGGCTGGCCGCCGTCGCCCGGGGCCGACCGGTGGCGGTCTTCGGCGAGTGCGGGCACCGCGGGTTCGCCCCGGTCGCGGTCTGGGACGAAACCGGCCGGGCCATCACGCTGACCGGTACAGGAGCGGCCCGATGA
- a CDS encoding DUF5691 domain-containing protein produces the protein MNDYWSELTTTALLGTDRRALPPPSGSPAAVAAATAVDRADPAVALLELAALATATHRAGLLPLPAVPPEEPPPADHRPELPAAAARRLTVLLAGRGGGAAANLTELLPQWLAAAHRHGYRPPAAQVPALLEAARARGELRGEVAALVGPLGRWLAERNPEWRYLLRTVNADAPTDEGLIWQEGLFAERVTHLTRLRRRDPAAALALLAGSWPSERAEDRLLFLDALQEGLGPADEPFLEAALGDRGRNVRATAAELLSALPGSALGRRMAGRALAAVRLGTTGALLVTPPAACDPGMRRDGIPLVSPTGRDERAWWLGEVLAATPLATWTAAFGLTPAQLLALPVLDAVDAAGTADSTADSTDAADLTGATEAPAAPGPWREELHEAWARAAVRQRDAAWARVLLGPPPRRAGAAGRAGAPAKLLAVLPPAERAAWTAAFLRVNGPGEAFQLLGACATPWTPPLSTAVVAALERAASAGSYPWNHSGVLGLTERSLAPATAPAVEALAADATPDTAWAETFGRLAGTLRFRAAMLAELAPEGLGETAC, from the coding sequence ATGAACGACTACTGGTCCGAGCTGACCACCACCGCCCTGCTCGGCACCGACCGGCGCGCGCTGCCCCCGCCGAGCGGCTCACCCGCCGCGGTGGCGGCGGCCACCGCCGTCGACCGCGCCGATCCGGCGGTGGCGCTGCTGGAGCTGGCCGCGCTGGCCACCGCCACGCACCGGGCCGGGCTGCTGCCGCTGCCCGCCGTACCGCCCGAGGAACCGCCGCCGGCCGATCACCGCCCCGAGCTGCCCGCGGCCGCCGCGCGGCGACTCACCGTGCTGCTGGCCGGACGCGGCGGCGGCGCGGCGGCGAACCTCACCGAGCTGCTCCCGCAGTGGCTGGCGGCCGCCCACCGGCACGGCTACCGCCCGCCCGCCGCGCAGGTCCCGGCCCTGCTGGAGGCCGCTCGGGCCCGCGGCGAGCTGCGCGGGGAGGTGGCGGCCCTGGTCGGCCCGCTCGGGCGGTGGCTGGCCGAGCGGAACCCGGAGTGGCGCTACCTGCTGCGCACGGTGAACGCCGACGCGCCGACCGATGAGGGCCTCATCTGGCAGGAGGGGCTCTTCGCCGAGCGGGTCACCCACCTGACCCGGCTGCGCCGACGTGACCCGGCCGCCGCCCTGGCACTGCTGGCCGGCAGCTGGCCGAGCGAACGGGCCGAGGACCGCCTGCTCTTCCTGGACGCCCTTCAGGAGGGGCTCGGCCCGGCCGACGAACCGTTCCTGGAGGCCGCCCTCGGCGACCGGGGCAGGAACGTCAGGGCCACCGCCGCCGAACTGCTCTCCGCCCTGCCCGGCTCGGCGCTCGGCCGGCGGATGGCCGGGCGGGCACTGGCCGCGGTCCGCCTCGGCACCACCGGCGCGCTGCTGGTGACGCCACCCGCCGCCTGCGATCCGGGGATGCGGCGGGACGGGATACCGCTCGTCTCGCCCACCGGGCGCGACGAGCGGGCCTGGTGGCTGGGCGAGGTGCTGGCCGCCACCCCACTGGCCACCTGGACCGCGGCCTTCGGGCTGACCCCCGCCCAACTGCTCGCGCTGCCGGTGCTCGATGCCGTCGACGCCGCCGGCACTGCCGACAGCACTGCCGACAGCACTGACGCCGCTGACCTCACCGGCGCCACCGAGGCGCCCGCGGCGCCCGGCCCCTGGCGGGAGGAGCTGCACGAGGCCTGGGCCCGGGCCGCCGTGCGCCAGCGCGATGCCGCGTGGGCCCGGGTCCTGCTCGGTCCGCCCCCGCGCCGGGCGGGGGCGGCCGGCCGCGCCGGGGCGCCGGCCAAGCTGCTGGCGGTGCTGCCGCCGGCCGAGCGGGCCGCCTGGACGGCCGCCTTCCTGCGGGTCAACGGCCCCGGCGAGGCCTTCCAACTGCTCGGCGCCTGCGCCACACCATGGACCCCGCCGCTCAGCACCGCCGTGGTGGCCGCCCTGGAGCGGGCGGCCTCGGCCGGGTCCTACCCGTGGAACCACAGCGGTGTCCTGGGGCTGACGGAGCGCTCGCTGGCACCCGCCACCGCCCCGGCGGTCGAGGCGCTGGCGGCCGACGCCACGCCGGACACCGCCTGGGCCGAGACCTTCGGCCGGCTGGCCGGCACCCTGCGCTTCCGCGCGGCGATGCTGGCCGAGCTCGCCCCCGAGGGCCTCGGCGAGACGGCCTGCTGA
- a CDS encoding glycosyltransferase family 87 protein, whose protein sequence is MVSDSFVEVGTGPAGAERAAELDHRSSGFSPWAPRTWLWAPRTWPLELLAPLGYWACTRLLMITLLFAMKINANGEMHTLYEKWSRQLASGSYPIGDPTWQYPPGAAFVMLAPRLVPWVNFVQGFVVVSFAADAVVLAGLLRVGRRAGRSLTGAWAWVLGLPLMLYLPYARYDMIVTALAVLALLTVRRSGRLGGAFAAAGAMVKVWPAFAVFGAPRGRGLWSIWLGFAASALALTLIAVGFFHGPFDFLNAQGGRGVEFESLGGTVLLVSRFLGYSGTIEYHFGSMEFLGPYVPEVSDGLLALSLLGFCWLLLWRARARIWTAATTADAALAAVLVFVTTSRVISPQYFIWLIGLGAICLSFRATTQRGVVALLVGATALTSVEYPLFFDNVMQGSVGFTLVLVLRNVLLLVAMVLSCVRLWRSTVPGSNGRLPRKTPTNSRCGDEQ, encoded by the coding sequence ATGGTGTCGGACTCGTTCGTCGAGGTCGGGACAGGTCCCGCGGGCGCGGAGAGGGCGGCGGAGTTGGACCACCGGTCATCCGGCTTCTCCCCGTGGGCCCCACGGACCTGGCTGTGGGCCCCACGGACCTGGCCCCTCGAACTGCTGGCGCCGCTCGGCTACTGGGCCTGCACCAGGCTGCTCATGATCACGCTGCTCTTCGCCATGAAGATCAACGCCAACGGTGAGATGCACACGCTCTACGAGAAGTGGAGCCGCCAACTCGCGTCGGGCAGCTATCCGATCGGCGATCCGACCTGGCAGTACCCGCCGGGCGCCGCCTTCGTGATGCTCGCCCCCCGGCTGGTCCCGTGGGTGAACTTCGTCCAGGGCTTCGTCGTCGTCTCCTTCGCTGCCGACGCCGTTGTCCTGGCGGGCCTGCTGCGGGTCGGCCGGCGGGCCGGGCGCAGCCTGACGGGTGCCTGGGCCTGGGTGCTCGGGCTGCCGCTGATGCTCTACCTGCCCTACGCGCGGTACGACATGATCGTCACCGCCCTGGCGGTGCTGGCGCTGCTCACGGTGCGACGCAGCGGCCGGCTGGGCGGGGCGTTCGCGGCGGCGGGCGCGATGGTCAAGGTGTGGCCGGCCTTCGCGGTCTTCGGCGCCCCGCGCGGTCGTGGCCTGTGGTCGATCTGGCTCGGCTTCGCGGCCTCGGCCCTCGCGCTCACGCTGATCGCGGTCGGCTTCTTCCACGGCCCCTTCGACTTCCTGAACGCGCAGGGTGGCCGCGGGGTGGAGTTCGAGTCCCTCGGCGGGACCGTCCTGCTGGTCTCCCGGTTCCTCGGCTACAGCGGCACCATCGAGTACCACTTCGGTTCGATGGAGTTCCTCGGCCCGTACGTCCCCGAGGTCTCCGACGGACTGCTGGCGCTGAGCCTGCTGGGCTTCTGCTGGCTGCTGCTGTGGCGGGCCCGGGCCCGGATCTGGACCGCCGCCACCACGGCCGACGCGGCCCTGGCCGCGGTGCTGGTCTTCGTCACCACCAGCCGGGTCATCAGCCCGCAGTACTTCATCTGGCTGATCGGGCTGGGCGCGATCTGCCTGAGCTTTCGCGCCACGACCCAGCGCGGGGTCGTGGCCCTGCTGGTCGGTGCCACCGCGCTGACCAGCGTGGAGTATCCGCTCTTCTTCGACAACGTGATGCAGGGGTCGGTCGGCTTCACCCTCGTCCTCGTGCTGCGCAACGTCCTCCTGCTGGTGGCGATGGTCCTCTCCTGCGTCAGGTTGTGGCGATCGACGGTGCCGGGATCGAACGGGCGTCTGCCGCGAAAGACCCCGACAAACAGCCGATGTGGTGACGAACAATGA
- a CDS encoding cobalamin B12-binding domain-containing protein has translation MGVSGPIRVVVAKPGLDGHDRGAKVIARALRDAGMEVIYTGLHQTPEQVVDTAIQEDADGIGLSILSGAHMTLCARVMELLKERDAADIKVFCGGIIPDEDITELKAMGVADIFTPGTSTRDVVAWVEANLRTAS, from the coding sequence ATGGGTGTGTCAGGCCCGATCCGGGTGGTGGTCGCCAAGCCGGGGCTCGACGGCCACGACCGCGGCGCCAAGGTGATCGCGCGTGCGCTGCGCGACGCCGGCATGGAGGTGATCTACACCGGCCTGCACCAGACCCCCGAGCAGGTCGTGGACACCGCGATCCAGGAGGACGCGGACGGCATCGGCCTGTCGATCCTCTCCGGCGCGCACATGACGCTCTGCGCCCGGGTGATGGAGCTGCTCAAGGAGCGGGACGCGGCGGACATCAAGGTGTTCTGCGGCGGCATCATCCCGGACGAGGACATCACCGAGCTGAAGGCGATGGGGGTGGCCGACATCTTCACCCCGGGTACCTCCACCCGGGACGTGGTGGCCTGGGTCGAGGCCAACCTGCGCACGGCGAGCTGA